A part of Cannabis sativa cultivar Pink pepper isolate KNU-18-1 chromosome 6, ASM2916894v1, whole genome shotgun sequence genomic DNA contains:
- the LOC115725040 gene encoding histone H4, with protein MSGRGKGGKGLGKGGAKRHRKVLRDNIQGITKPAIRRLARRGGVKRISGLIYEETRGVLKIFLENVIRDAVTYTEHARRKTVTAMDVVYALKRQGRTLYGFGG; from the coding sequence ATGTCAGGAAGAGGCAAAGGTGGAAAGGGTTTGGGAAAGGGAGGAGCCAAGAGGCATCGCAAGGTCCTCAGAGACAACATCCAGGGCATCACCAAGCCCGCCATCCGCCGTTTGGCCAGACGTGGCGGCGTTAAGCGTATCAGCGGTCTCATCTACGAGGAGACTCGTGGCGTACTCAAGATCTTTCTAGAGAACGTCATCCGTGACGCCGTTACTTACACCGAGCACGCTCGCCGGAAGACCGTCACTGCCATGGACGTCGTCTATGCTTTGAAAAGACAAGGCCGTACTCTATACGGATTCGGAGGCTGA